Proteins encoded together in one Laspinema palackyanum D2c window:
- the msrA gene encoding peptide-methionine (S)-S-oxide reductase MsrA — MGLFGLGKKLTLPTPDKALPGRQEAIPVPATHFVNGNPLKPPFPDGMEQVIVGMGCFWGAERKFWQQEGVFVTAVGYAAGITPNPTYQEVCTGMTGHNEVVLVVYDPQVMSFETLLKVFWESHNPTQGMRQGNDTGTQYRSGIYVYSPEQKELALASKNAYQKALSAAGYGEITTEILDAPEFYYAEGYHQQYLAKNPNGYCGLGGTNVACPGMTQASAV, encoded by the coding sequence ATGGGACTATTTGGATTAGGCAAAAAACTGACCCTACCCACCCCAGACAAAGCCTTACCGGGACGCCAGGAAGCGATTCCGGTCCCCGCAACTCACTTCGTCAACGGCAATCCCCTCAAACCCCCCTTTCCCGATGGCATGGAACAAGTCATCGTCGGCATGGGCTGCTTCTGGGGTGCCGAACGTAAATTTTGGCAACAAGAAGGCGTCTTCGTTACTGCCGTAGGGTACGCTGCCGGAATCACCCCCAACCCCACCTACCAAGAAGTCTGTACCGGCATGACGGGTCATAACGAGGTGGTGTTAGTCGTGTACGACCCCCAAGTAATGAGTTTTGAAACCCTGTTAAAAGTATTCTGGGAAAGCCACAATCCCACCCAAGGAATGCGCCAAGGCAATGATACCGGCACTCAATACCGTTCAGGAATTTATGTCTATTCTCCCGAGCAAAAAGAGTTAGCCTTGGCTTCCAAAAATGCCTATCAAAAAGCCCTCTCGGCCGCAGGATATGGCGAAATTACCACCGAAATTCTGGATGCACCCGAGTTCTACTATGCTGAAGGATATCATCAGCAATATCTGGCAAAAAATCCCAATGGCTATTGTGGTTTAGGCGGAACAAATGTGGCTTGTCCCGGCATGACTCAAGCTTCAGCAGTTTAA
- a CDS encoding DUF4383 domain-containing protein, protein MTDRNFTLTLGIIFVALGVAGFIPGLVWMPENPSPTLLFEPHYFPGDQEFGALFGLFPVNTLHNIAHLLVGGLGIFASADKSRARLYNRGFAISYLALALLGLFPYTGTLFGFMPIYGHNIWFNALTAVGAAYFGFVKPTQEAAARSENMASQS, encoded by the coding sequence ATGACAGATCGTAATTTTACCTTGACTCTGGGAATCATCTTCGTAGCTCTAGGGGTCGCTGGATTTATTCCCGGATTAGTTTGGATGCCAGAAAATCCCTCCCCCACCTTATTGTTTGAACCGCACTATTTTCCCGGTGACCAAGAATTTGGTGCTTTGTTTGGGCTATTTCCTGTAAATACCCTCCATAACATTGCCCATTTGCTGGTGGGAGGCTTAGGGATTTTTGCCTCCGCAGATAAAAGCCGCGCACGCCTCTACAATCGGGGTTTTGCGATTTCCTATCTGGCCCTAGCCTTGCTAGGATTATTCCCCTATACTGGCACTCTCTTCGGGTTCATGCCCATCTACGGCCATAATATCTGGTTTAATGCCTTAACTGCCGTGGGTGCCGCTTACTTCGGGTTCGTCAAACCCACCCAAGAAGCGGCGGCTCGCTCAGAAAATATGGCTTCTCAAAGTTAG
- a CDS encoding J domain-containing protein yields the protein MNDVINPYETLRVSPQATQSEIKQAYRRLVKLVHPDKNLESSDSERMIQINGAYEILGDPQRRQSYDRRQTSGRSSSQSRDRQTRTARAQQNYHHARQNSPDPDDHLEKWVKQVYQPINRMLYEILHTLRDEIDCLAADPFDDELMADFQAYLQKCRDFLNQAQIYFQSMQNPATVASVAANLYYCLDRIGDGIDELEFFTLNYDEHYLHTGQELFRIANGLRKEAHSAIKNVFG from the coding sequence ATGAATGATGTAATTAATCCCTACGAAACATTACGAGTTAGTCCCCAAGCGACGCAATCGGAAATTAAGCAAGCGTATCGACGGTTAGTCAAGCTAGTGCATCCGGATAAAAATTTAGAATCATCGGACTCGGAACGGATGATTCAGATTAATGGGGCGTATGAAATACTCGGAGATCCGCAACGCCGTCAGTCTTACGATCGCCGTCAAACATCGGGTAGATCGTCCTCTCAATCTCGCGATCGCCAGACGCGAACGGCCCGTGCACAACAGAACTATCATCACGCTCGCCAAAACAGTCCCGATCCAGACGATCACCTGGAAAAATGGGTCAAACAGGTGTATCAACCCATCAACCGGATGCTGTATGAAATTTTGCATACCTTAAGGGATGAAATTGATTGCCTTGCAGCAGACCCCTTTGATGATGAATTGATGGCAGATTTTCAGGCTTATTTACAAAAATGCCGGGATTTCCTCAACCAAGCGCAAATCTATTTCCAATCCATGCAAAATCCCGCAACGGTTGCCAGTGTTGCGGCGAATCTTTATTACTGCCTCGATCGCATTGGCGATGGCATCGATGAGTTAGAATTCTTTACCCTCAACTATGACGAACACTATCTCCATACCGGGCAGGAATTGTTTAGAATTGCCAACGGTTTAAGGAAAGAAGCACATTCAGCGATAAAAAATGTCTTCGGATAA
- a CDS encoding class I SAM-dependent methyltransferase has product MTASVSTGPGLLSRLINGLLSIKPVANFAKSKARKMMIDRAENMGVPWTSEARSLQNRNWDREFQQVQNPTLVYPDYYLCSFHAYDQGNLSWEAASEVEVAAKAVHAHIWPGAGVEGDSRLRDSYHQVILAQIEDSPQAILDLGCSIGMSTVALQKLYPQASLTGLDLSPYFLAVAQYKSQEQHPDITWVHAAAESTGLPNASFDLVSACLIFHELPADASRQIIQEARRLLRPGGHLAIMDMNPQSEIYVKMPPYILTLLKSTEPYLDQYFSLDIEQAFVEAGFETPTITRNSPRHRTIIAQVNTPS; this is encoded by the coding sequence ATGACTGCTTCTGTATCAACTGGACCCGGACTATTATCTCGTTTAATTAATGGATTATTATCCATTAAACCCGTCGCAAATTTCGCCAAATCTAAAGCCCGAAAAATGATGATTGACCGGGCTGAAAATATGGGGGTTCCCTGGACGAGCGAGGCCCGATCGCTCCAAAACCGCAATTGGGACCGCGAATTCCAACAGGTACAGAATCCCACCTTGGTTTATCCAGATTATTACCTCTGTTCCTTCCATGCTTACGACCAGGGAAATTTAAGTTGGGAAGCCGCCAGCGAGGTTGAAGTTGCCGCTAAAGCCGTCCACGCTCATATTTGGCCCGGAGCCGGAGTCGAAGGAGACTCTCGCCTTCGTGACAGTTACCATCAAGTAATTTTGGCTCAAATTGAAGACTCTCCCCAGGCAATTCTCGATTTAGGTTGTAGCATCGGAATGAGTACCGTTGCCTTACAAAAACTCTATCCCCAAGCCAGCTTAACGGGTCTGGATTTATCTCCTTATTTTCTCGCCGTTGCTCAGTATAAATCTCAGGAGCAACATCCCGATATCACCTGGGTTCATGCTGCTGCTGAATCCACGGGTTTACCCAATGCTTCCTTTGATTTAGTCTCAGCTTGCCTAATTTTTCATGAACTCCCCGCAGATGCTTCTCGCCAAATTATCCAAGAAGCTCGGCGGTTGCTTCGTCCCGGTGGACATTTGGCAATTATGGACATGAATCCTCAGTCTGAGATTTATGTGAAAATGCCCCCCTATATCCTAACCTTGCTCAAGAGTACAGAACCTTATTTAGATCAGTATTTTTCCCTGGATATCGAGCAAGCTTTTGTAGAAGCCGGTTTCGAGACACCCACCATCACACGCAACAGTCCCCGGCATCGGACTATCATCGCTCAAGTTAACACCCCCAGTTAA